Genomic segment of Terriglobales bacterium:
GATGTATCCGGAAACGGGCTTTACCAAGGCCCAGATCATCGACTATTACGTCCGCATCGCTCCAGTGTTATTGCCCCATCTGAAAGGCCGCCCCCTGACGATGAAACGTTATGCAAATGGCGTCCAAGGCGAGTTCTTCTATGAGAAGAACTGTCCCACTCATCGTCCGGATTGGGTGCAGACCACCGCAGTCTGGAGTCACGGAAACAATCGCTGGATGGACTATTGCACCATCCAGGACCTTCCCACCCTGGTCTGGACGGCGAACCTGGCTTCCATCGAATTACATACCTCGCTTTCGTTAGGGAAGAAGATCGAGCAGCCCACTTACATCGTGTTCGACCTGGATCCCGGGCCTCCGGCAGACATTCTGAAATGCTGTCGGGTGGGACTCTGGGTGAGGGACATCTTCGACAAACTCGGGATGAAGAGCTTCTCCAAAACCAGTGGTTCAAAAGGATTGCAAATTTACGTCCCACTGAACACCGCCGTCACGTACGACCAGACAAAGCCTTTCGCGAAAACCATCGCCCGCATACTCGAAACCGTCCACCCAGACGACGTCGTATCCGATATGAAGAAATCCCTCCGAGTAAATAAGGTCCTGGTCGACTGGAGCCAAAACGATCAGTACAAGACCACAGTCAATGTCTACTCGATGCGCGCCAAGGATCGGCCGACGGTTTCCACCCCTATCGAGTGGAAAGAGGTGGAACTCTGCCTCAAAAAGCAGGATCCCGAATTGCTGGTGTTTGAGACACAAGATACTCTGGCTCGGGTCGAGAAGATGGGGGACATTTGGGAACCTCTTCTGAAGACAAAGCAGAAGCTGCCGAAGCTTGAAACGCTGCAAGAACTAGGCGGCAGCCTGACGGGGACGACAGTACAGGCTGCGCAAACGAAATCGCGCAGAAAGAAAGCGGCTTAGTAGTACCATCTCAAAATGGCATCCAGCAGTCAGGAATCAGCCTCTCGCGCAGGATTGTACGTGGGGACTTCGGGGTGGGCGTACGCCAGTTGGAAACCAGACTTCTTCCCGCCTGAAGTGAAGCAAAAAGACTTCCTTCGTTATTACGCCACTCGGTTGAACACAACGGAAGTGAACTATACCTTCCGCCGGATGCTCGCCGAAAGCACAGCAGAAAAGTGGCTGGCTGAGACGCCCGACAATTTCAAGTTCATTTTCAAGGCGCACCAGGCGATTACGCACTTCAAGCGACTCAAGGACGCGCAGGAGCCGCTCGAGCGCTTTGTGAATTCGCTCAATCCAATCGAACGTGCTGGACGCCTCGGTCCAGCCCTGTTTCAACTTCCACCAAACCTGAAGTGCGACCTTCCATTGCTTCAGCAGTTCCTCGGCTCAGTTCCGAAACGACTGCGTTGCGCATTCGAGTTTCGGCATCAATCCTGGTTTGCGGACGAGGTGTATCGAGTTCTTTCCGAGCACAACGCCGCCCTTTGCGTCGCCGAGAACGAAGATCTGGTTACTCCCGACGTCGTCACCGCGAGCTTTTCCTATTACCGCTACCGCAAGCCTGAATACAGCAGTTCGGATCTGCACCAGATTGCAGGCCGATTGGGGTCGCACGCTCATACCCGCGAGGTCTATGTTTTCTTCAAGCACGAGGATTTGCCCCAGGGGCCGGTTTGGGCATCGGAAGTGCTGAAGCTCGCAGAGGAAAATGCCAGGTAGTACCGGGACGGATAATCTCAGAAGCCACATCTTCGTCCGATAATGTGATCGTGCCATCGGCTGCTACCAATGAGCGAGTGCTGCTCGCATTCTGCGATTACCTCAAGGTCGAGAAAGGACTCGCTCGCCTGAGTGTGACCGCCTACCGGCGCGACCTGCTGCAATTCGCTGAACATCTTGAGAAGCAACGCCGCACTTTGATCAAGGCGAAACGCGCTGACGTCCGCGAGTTTCTGGAGCGCCTACTCACGAATGAAGTGGACGGGCGTTCCGTAGCGCGAAAGCTGTCGGCTTTACGCCACTTCTACAAGTACCTGCTGCTCGATCGCATGATTGAGGAAGATCCCACACTGAACATCGAGACGCCACGCCAGTGGAAAGTCCTGCCTAAAGCGCTTTCTCGCACGGAAGCTGCCCAAGTGATGAAAGCCGAGCGGCAGGTCGCTGATTCAAAACTCGCAAATGCGTTGTGGGCGCGGGACAAGGCAATGATGGAGATGCTCTACGCGGGCGGCCTTCGGGTTTCCGAACTTGTGAACCTGAAGCTCGAGGATGTGAAGCTCGATCTCGGCTACTCGCTCGTCCGGGGAAAGGGAGACAAAGACCGCATCGTGCCGATGGGACGTCTGGCGGCGGACGCTGTTTCAGAGTACCTCTCGCAGTCACGTTCCGTTCTTGCCGCGGGGAAACATTCGCCAAACGTCTTTATTGCCCGCGGAGCAAAAACTCTTACTCGTCAACGGATTTGGCAACTGGTCCAGGCGGCGGCGAAAGCCACGGGTCGTCCGGCAAGCCCACATATGCTACGGCACAGTTGCGCGACGCATATGGTGGAAGGCGGCGCCGATTTGAGAACTGTGCAGACGATTCTTGGCCACGCCGACATTTCGACTACCCAGGTTTATACGCACCTCGCGCTTGATCGCCTCAA
This window contains:
- the ligD gene encoding non-homologous end-joining DNA ligase; this encodes MAKRTAETVEIQGRELTLSNLDKVMYPETGFTKAQIIDYYVRIAPVLLPHLKGRPLTMKRYANGVQGEFFYEKNCPTHRPDWVQTTAVWSHGNNRWMDYCTIQDLPTLVWTANLASIELHTSLSLGKKIEQPTYIVFDLDPGPPADILKCCRVGLWVRDIFDKLGMKSFSKTSGSKGLQIYVPLNTAVTYDQTKPFAKTIARILETVHPDDVVSDMKKSLRVNKVLVDWSQNDQYKTTVNVYSMRAKDRPTVSTPIEWKEVELCLKKQDPELLVFETQDTLARVEKMGDIWEPLLKTKQKLPKLETLQELGGSLTGTTVQAAQTKSRRKKAA
- a CDS encoding DUF72 domain-containing protein, with the protein product MASSSQESASRAGLYVGTSGWAYASWKPDFFPPEVKQKDFLRYYATRLNTTEVNYTFRRMLAESTAEKWLAETPDNFKFIFKAHQAITHFKRLKDAQEPLERFVNSLNPIERAGRLGPALFQLPPNLKCDLPLLQQFLGSVPKRLRCAFEFRHQSWFADEVYRVLSEHNAALCVAENEDLVTPDVVTASFSYYRYRKPEYSSSDLHQIAGRLGSHAHTREVYVFFKHEDLPQGPVWASEVLKLAEENAR
- a CDS encoding site-specific tyrosine recombinase, translating into MPSAATNERVLLAFCDYLKVEKGLARLSVTAYRRDLLQFAEHLEKQRRTLIKAKRADVREFLERLLTNEVDGRSVARKLSALRHFYKYLLLDRMIEEDPTLNIETPRQWKVLPKALSRTEAAQVMKAERQVADSKLANALWARDKAMMEMLYAGGLRVSELVNLKLEDVKLDLGYSLVRGKGDKDRIVPMGRLAADAVSEYLSQSRSVLAAGKHSPNVFIARGAKTLTRQRIWQLVQAAAKATGRPASPHMLRHSCATHMVEGGADLRTVQTILGHADISTTQVYTHLALDRLKAVHKLHPRSKLRTRVSEQQG